A DNA window from Actinomadura coerulea contains the following coding sequences:
- a CDS encoding RidA family protein: MSTPEERIRELGIELPEVVPPVASYVPTARTGSLVYTAGQIPLVKGELGATGKVGAEVSAEEAARQARICALNAIAALKAEVGELSRIVRIVKVVGFVASAPDFHGQPQVVNGASDLLAEVFGDAGRHARSAVGVAVLPRDVPVEVELIAEVA, translated from the coding sequence ATGAGCACGCCTGAAGAGCGGATCCGCGAGCTCGGAATCGAACTGCCGGAGGTCGTCCCGCCGGTCGCGTCCTACGTGCCGACGGCGCGGACGGGGTCGCTCGTCTACACCGCCGGCCAGATCCCCCTGGTCAAGGGCGAGCTGGGCGCCACCGGGAAGGTGGGCGCGGAGGTCAGCGCGGAGGAGGCGGCCCGGCAGGCGCGGATCTGCGCGCTGAACGCGATCGCGGCGCTGAAGGCGGAGGTCGGCGAGCTGTCGCGGATCGTGCGGATCGTGAAGGTCGTCGGGTTCGTCGCCAGCGCGCCGGACTTCCACGGCCAGCCGCAGGTGGTCAACGGGGCGAGCGACCTGCTGGCCGAGGTGTTCGGGGACGCGGGCAGGCACGCGCGCAGCGCCGTCGGCGTCGCCGTGCTGCCGCGGGACGTGCCGGTCGAGGTGGAGCTGATCGCCGAGGTGGCGTGA
- a CDS encoding DUF4177 domain-containing protein, with protein sequence MKKWEYATVPLLVHATKQILDNWGQDGWELVTVMPGPNPENLVAYFKREVQ encoded by the coding sequence ATGAAGAAGTGGGAGTACGCGACCGTTCCGCTGCTGGTGCACGCGACCAAGCAGATCCTCGACAACTGGGGCCAGGACGGGTGGGAGCTCGTGACCGTCATGCCGGGGCCGAACCCCGAGAACCTCGTCGCCTACTTCAAGCGCGAGGTCCAGTAG
- a CDS encoding FAD-dependent monooxygenase, translating to MSKSVLISGASIAGPSLAYWLARYGYDVTVVERAEAIRPGGQAVDFRGEVHMRVLEKMGVLDEIRRRQTHGGALDLIDAEGRTRVALPDSFTGGDVEIHRGDLAELLYELTRDSARYVFGDSIASMTETADGVHVTFERGAPRTFDLVVGADGLHSNVRRLAFGDEARFVRDSGYHVAIFEAPNRLGIGTGKLYSEVGRGVSVYPTRGGTGANVMCVFADDELEPHRRDQEAQKRALAEKFAGMGWHAGALMRDMWDAPYFYCDSISIVRMDAWTKGRVALLGDAGYGATCGGMGTGLAVVCAYVLAGELAAADGDHRAAFPAYEERVKKFTTACQRVAGGVGPFFAPKNERALRRRTTVYRLLTAGPFIKLLNKLTTQAATAIKLREYPEPRRAPHTV from the coding sequence ATGAGCAAGAGCGTGCTGATCTCGGGTGCGAGCATCGCGGGACCGTCCCTGGCCTACTGGCTGGCGCGGTACGGGTACGACGTCACCGTCGTGGAGCGGGCGGAGGCGATCCGGCCGGGCGGGCAGGCCGTCGACTTCCGCGGCGAGGTGCACATGCGGGTGCTGGAGAAGATGGGCGTCCTGGACGAGATCCGGCGGAGGCAGACCCACGGCGGCGCGCTCGACCTCATCGACGCCGAAGGACGGACGCGGGTCGCCCTGCCCGACTCGTTCACCGGCGGGGACGTGGAGATCCACCGGGGCGACCTCGCCGAGCTCCTGTACGAGCTCACCCGGGACTCCGCCAGGTACGTCTTCGGCGACTCGATCGCGTCCATGACCGAGACTGCCGACGGCGTCCACGTCACCTTCGAGCGCGGGGCTCCGCGAACGTTCGATCTGGTCGTCGGCGCGGACGGGCTGCACTCGAACGTCCGGCGGCTCGCGTTCGGCGACGAGGCCCGGTTCGTCCGGGACTCGGGCTACCACGTCGCGATCTTCGAGGCGCCGAACCGGCTCGGCATCGGCACCGGCAAGCTCTACAGCGAAGTGGGGCGCGGCGTGTCGGTGTACCCGACCCGCGGCGGAACCGGCGCGAACGTCATGTGCGTCTTCGCCGACGACGAACTGGAGCCGCACCGCCGCGACCAGGAGGCCCAGAAGCGGGCGCTGGCCGAGAAGTTCGCCGGCATGGGCTGGCACGCCGGCGCCCTGATGCGCGACATGTGGGACGCCCCGTACTTCTACTGCGACTCGATCAGCATCGTCCGGATGGACGCCTGGACGAAGGGGCGGGTCGCCCTGCTCGGCGACGCCGGCTACGGCGCCACCTGCGGCGGGATGGGGACGGGCCTCGCGGTCGTGTGCGCCTACGTCCTCGCGGGCGAGCTGGCCGCCGCGGACGGCGACCACCGCGCCGCGTTCCCCGCCTACGAGGAGCGCGTCAAGAAGTTCACGACGGCGTGCCAGCGGGTCGCGGGAGGCGTCGGGCCGTTCTTCGCCCCGAAGAACGAACGCGCGCTGCGCCGCCGCACGACGGTCTACCGGCTGCTGACCGCGGGCCCGTTCATCAAGCTCCTCAACAAGCTGACCACGCAGGCCGCCACGGCGATCAAGCTGAGGGAGTACCCCGAGCCGCGCCGGGCGCCTCACACCGTGTGA
- a CDS encoding winged helix-turn-helix transcriptional regulator has product MATMTAAERREQEKAAFDAYMDECPTHQLMGIIGNKWSMLVLTELARGTRRYAEVSRALPGVSAKMLTQTLRSLERDGLVARSVTPSVPVQVEYTLTLLGERIVPLLTSIKEWAGRHIDEINASRERYDGTPERGGEPDHTV; this is encoded by the coding sequence ATGGCCACGATGACGGCGGCGGAGCGTCGCGAGCAGGAGAAGGCGGCGTTCGACGCCTACATGGACGAATGCCCGACCCATCAGCTGATGGGGATCATCGGCAACAAGTGGAGCATGCTGGTCCTCACGGAGCTGGCGCGCGGCACCCGCAGGTACGCCGAGGTCAGCAGAGCGCTCCCGGGCGTCAGCGCCAAGATGCTCACGCAGACGCTCCGTTCCCTGGAGCGAGACGGTCTCGTGGCGCGCAGCGTGACCCCGTCCGTGCCCGTCCAGGTCGAGTACACCCTGACCCTGCTGGGCGAGCGGATCGTGCCGCTGCTCACCTCCATCAAGGAGTGGGCCGGCCGCCACATCGACGAGATCAACGCGTCGCGCGAGCGGTACGACGGGACCCCAGAGCGCGGCGGGGAGCCCGATCACACGGTGTGA
- a CDS encoding NADP-dependent oxidoreductase: MRAIIVRTPGGPDALELADVPMPVPGPGQVRIRVAAAAVNPVDAATRSGALAGAGLMPPFGSRPAVGIGWDVAGTVEAVGEGVTRVAPGDEAIGLKDRLDVPLGAYADAIVLDADAVAPAPRSVPAAEAATIPLNGLTAWQALDLLDLPPGATLLVTGAAGAVGGYAVELAAHRGLRVVAAASASDEALVRGFGADMFVPRGAHLGDGVRALVPGGVDGALDAALLSVAALDAVRNGGTFAAVNGGPATPIPLRGITVHNVWIRADAARLAALAALADEGRLTPRVAGTLPLAEASKAHERLEAGGLRGRLVLTP, from the coding sequence ATGCGCGCGATCATCGTGAGGACACCCGGCGGGCCCGATGCGCTGGAGCTCGCCGACGTTCCGATGCCCGTCCCGGGGCCCGGCCAGGTGCGGATCCGGGTGGCGGCCGCGGCGGTCAACCCGGTCGACGCCGCGACCCGCTCGGGGGCGCTCGCGGGCGCGGGCCTGATGCCGCCGTTCGGTTCGCGGCCCGCGGTCGGCATCGGCTGGGACGTCGCCGGCACCGTCGAGGCGGTCGGGGAGGGCGTGACCCGGGTCGCCCCCGGCGACGAGGCCATCGGCCTGAAGGACCGGCTCGACGTGCCGCTGGGCGCCTACGCGGACGCGATCGTCCTGGACGCGGACGCCGTCGCGCCCGCGCCGCGGTCGGTCCCGGCCGCCGAGGCGGCGACGATCCCGTTGAACGGGCTGACCGCCTGGCAGGCCCTCGACCTCCTTGATCTGCCCCCGGGAGCGACACTCCTCGTCACGGGGGCCGCGGGCGCCGTCGGCGGCTACGCGGTCGAACTGGCCGCCCACCGCGGACTGCGCGTCGTCGCCGCGGCATCCGCGTCCGACGAGGCGCTGGTGCGCGGTTTCGGCGCGGACATGTTCGTCCCGCGCGGCGCGCACCTCGGGGACGGCGTCCGCGCACTCGTACCGGGCGGCGTGGACGGCGCCCTCGACGCCGCCCTCCTCTCGGTCGCGGCCCTCGACGCCGTCCGGAACGGCGGGACGTTCGCGGCGGTCAACGGCGGTCCGGCCACGCCGATCCCGCTGCGCGGAATCACCGTCCACAACGTGTGGATACGCGCGGACGCCGCGCGGCTGGCCGCGCTCGCCGCACTCGCGGACGAGGGCCGCCTCACCCCCCGCGTCGCCGGCACCCTCCCGCTCGCCGAGGCCTCCAAGGCCCACGAGCGCCTGGAAGCGGGCGGCCTGCGCGGACGGCTGGTCCTCACCCCGTAG
- a CDS encoding MarR family winged helix-turn-helix transcriptional regulator, protein MGDRDRTDEHVERWAPIVPDLDPDIEGAVTRMIFFVKHVRRLKEELLAASGLQRHEFDTLHALAGRHGTAAPSRLAADLAMPPNSITGRLDALERRGLVRRSPSATDRRRVVVELTPAGRSAWRDAMDVLGVEETRLLTALDPAERRTLSDLLRRVMLRAERPADPPEGSTG, encoded by the coding sequence ATGGGCGACAGGGACCGGACCGACGAGCATGTGGAGCGGTGGGCGCCGATCGTGCCCGACCTCGATCCCGACATCGAGGGCGCCGTGACCCGGATGATCTTCTTCGTCAAGCACGTCCGGCGGCTGAAGGAGGAGCTGCTCGCCGCCTCCGGCCTGCAGCGGCACGAGTTCGACACGCTGCACGCGCTCGCCGGCCGGCATGGCACCGCCGCGCCCTCCCGGCTCGCCGCCGACCTCGCCATGCCCCCGAACTCGATCACCGGGCGGCTGGACGCGCTGGAGCGCCGCGGCCTCGTCCGCCGGTCCCCGTCCGCCACCGACCGCCGCCGGGTCGTCGTCGAGCTCACTCCCGCCGGACGCTCCGCCTGGCGCGACGCGATGGACGTCCTCGGCGTCGAGGAGACCCGCCTGCTCACCGCCCTCGACCCCGCCGAGCGCCGCACCCTCTCGGACCTCCTCCGCCGCGTCATGCTCCGCGCCGAACGCCCCGCCGACCCGCCGGAGGGCTCTACGGGGTGA
- a CDS encoding MFS transporter — protein MTHPLRGRDFRLLFAARVLSLTGDAAVPAALALAVLRATGSTSALALVLGCAMVPRLLLLPLGGVLADRLNARGVALTTDLAGAAAQLFAALELLSGEPRLWHLAAAQVIGGAASAFQTPTVSPLIAGTVEPSGLQKANSLMGVANGATRLAGPALAGTFVLTIGPGWTFLLDSASFAASAALLALTRVGHVPIPRRSLRADLAEGWSEVRSRDWYWTSLIAHGVWNGTSAVLLTLGPALAVERLGGEGVWIATVQVGAAGLVAGALLAARFRPRRPVLVANAGLAALALPLALFAAAAPAPLLIAAYGLALTGLGVLNPTWETVVQMSIPPQALARVTSYDWLLSLAAAPLGYALAPWAASAWGPSAPLWTAAFLVGAACLGTAAVPGVRRLTMPEAAPDAATASPRPQAR, from the coding sequence ATGACCCATCCCCTGCGCGGCCGGGACTTCCGGCTGCTGTTCGCCGCCCGCGTCCTGTCCCTGACCGGGGACGCCGCCGTCCCCGCCGCGCTGGCGCTCGCCGTCCTGCGGGCGACGGGCTCCACGTCCGCGCTCGCCCTCGTGCTCGGCTGCGCGATGGTGCCGCGCCTGCTCCTGCTGCCCCTCGGCGGCGTGCTCGCCGACCGCCTCAACGCGCGGGGCGTCGCCCTCACGACCGACCTCGCCGGCGCCGCGGCGCAGCTGTTCGCGGCGCTGGAACTGCTGAGCGGCGAGCCGCGGCTGTGGCACCTCGCCGCCGCCCAGGTGATCGGCGGCGCGGCCTCGGCCTTCCAGACGCCGACCGTCTCACCCCTGATCGCCGGCACCGTCGAGCCGTCCGGGCTCCAGAAGGCCAACTCCCTGATGGGCGTCGCCAACGGCGCCACCCGCCTCGCCGGGCCCGCCCTCGCCGGCACGTTCGTGCTGACCATCGGCCCCGGCTGGACGTTCCTGCTGGACTCCGCGTCGTTCGCCGCGAGCGCGGCGCTCCTCGCCCTGACGCGCGTCGGGCACGTCCCGATCCCGAGGCGCTCGCTGCGGGCCGACCTGGCGGAGGGCTGGTCGGAGGTCCGCTCGCGCGACTGGTACTGGACGAGCCTCATCGCGCACGGCGTCTGGAACGGCACGTCCGCCGTCCTGCTCACCCTCGGCCCCGCCCTCGCCGTCGAGCGGCTCGGCGGCGAGGGGGTGTGGATCGCGACCGTCCAGGTGGGCGCGGCCGGGCTCGTCGCCGGGGCGCTGCTCGCCGCCCGCTTCCGTCCGCGCCGTCCCGTCCTCGTCGCGAACGCGGGCCTGGCCGCGCTGGCGCTGCCCCTGGCCCTGTTCGCGGCCGCCGCGCCCGCGCCCCTGCTCATCGCGGCGTACGGGCTCGCGCTCACCGGCCTCGGCGTCCTCAACCCCACCTGGGAGACCGTCGTGCAGATGTCCATACCGCCGCAGGCGCTGGCCCGGGTGACGTCCTACGACTGGCTGCTGTCGCTGGCCGCGGCGCCACTCGGCTACGCGCTCGCCCCATGGGCCGCCTCCGCCTGGGGCCCCTCCGCCCCGCTGTGGACGGCCGCCTTCCTGGTCGGCGCGGCCTGCCTGGGCACGGCGGCGGTGCCGGGCGTCCGGCGCCTGACCATGCCCGAGGCCGCACCGGACGCCGCGACCGCCTCACCTCGGCCGCAGGCTCGGTGA
- a CDS encoding slipin family protein: protein MEAVALIIVLVLVVVGLIALSSSIRVVQQFEHGIVFRFGQVQRNGQLRPGAVRTPGLTVIVPIAERMQKVSRQTITMGVPGQDGITQDNVSVRVDAVVYFRVIDPVKAIVNVHNYGYAISQVAQTSLRSVIGQADMQELLGEREKINMRLRAIIDEITEGPWGILIERVEIKDVSLPEGMKRSMARQAEAERERRARIITADGEFQASKRLAAAAEIMSQDPAALQLRLLQTVVEVSAEKNSTLVMPLPVEILRFFERAAGGPGRSEDGDGGESRLDLGERLARAEAELAKAAERPSTLESAEDVPPVIGLDEPKRGGSEVAAPQDEQRRGIGGAAREAPEEQPPR from the coding sequence ATGGAAGCGGTGGCCCTGATCATCGTGCTCGTCCTCGTCGTCGTCGGGCTGATCGCGCTGTCGTCGTCGATCCGGGTCGTGCAGCAGTTCGAGCACGGGATCGTGTTCAGGTTCGGGCAGGTCCAGCGGAACGGGCAGCTGCGTCCCGGCGCGGTGCGCACGCCGGGCCTGACGGTGATCGTCCCGATCGCCGAGCGCATGCAGAAGGTCAGCCGGCAGACGATCACGATGGGGGTGCCCGGCCAGGACGGGATCACCCAGGACAACGTGAGCGTCCGCGTGGACGCGGTGGTCTACTTCCGGGTGATCGACCCGGTGAAGGCGATCGTGAACGTGCACAACTACGGGTACGCGATCTCGCAGGTGGCGCAGACGTCGCTGCGGTCGGTGATCGGGCAGGCCGACATGCAGGAGCTGCTCGGCGAGCGCGAGAAGATCAACATGAGGCTGCGGGCGATCATCGACGAGATCACCGAGGGGCCGTGGGGCATCCTGATCGAGCGGGTCGAGATCAAGGACGTGTCGCTGCCCGAGGGCATGAAGCGGTCGATGGCCCGGCAGGCGGAGGCGGAGCGGGAGCGCCGCGCCCGCATCATCACCGCGGACGGCGAGTTCCAGGCGTCCAAGCGCCTCGCCGCCGCCGCGGAGATCATGTCGCAGGACCCGGCGGCCCTGCAGCTGCGCCTGCTGCAGACGGTGGTGGAGGTGTCCGCCGAGAAGAACAGCACGCTGGTGATGCCGCTGCCGGTGGAGATCCTGCGGTTCTTCGAGCGCGCCGCCGGCGGCCCGGGGCGCTCCGAGGACGGGGACGGTGGCGAGAGCAGGCTCGACCTCGGTGAGCGGCTCGCGAGGGCCGAGGCGGAGCTGGCCAAGGCGGCCGAGCGGCCGTCGACGCTGGAGTCGGCGGAGGACGTCCCGCCGGTCATCGGGCTGGACGAGCCGAAGCGAGGCGGGTCCGAGGTGGCCGCGCCGCAGGACGAGCAGCGGCGCGGCATCGGCGGTGCGGCGCGTGAGGCCCCGGAGGAGCAGCCGCCCCGCTGA
- a CDS encoding ArsA-related P-loop ATPase: MSARDTDWDGVRLHVVTGKGGTGKSTVAAALALALAAGGRKVLLVEVEGRQGIAQLFDCPPLPYEERRVAVAPDGGDVHALAIDTEEALIEYLEMFYNLKRAGKAMTKLGIVDFVTTIAPGLRDVILTGKTSESVRRKKKDGSFVYDAVVMDAPPTGRITKFLNVNDEVSGLAKVGPVRNHADTVMKVVRSPETAVHFVTLLEEMPVQETMDGIRDLTAVGLPVGGVIVNMEHQPVLAEDDLAVAAAGSLDTDEIVRGVKAAGLEHDAEAIAAVLAGEAADHARRTALQRREKERLDSVDRPRYTLPLLSDGMDLAGLYDLAAALRDQGAA; the protein is encoded by the coding sequence GTGAGCGCGAGAGACACCGACTGGGACGGCGTACGCCTCCATGTGGTCACCGGCAAGGGCGGCACGGGAAAGTCCACCGTCGCCGCCGCCCTCGCCCTTGCCCTTGCCGCCGGCGGCCGCAAGGTGCTGCTCGTCGAGGTCGAGGGCCGCCAGGGCATCGCCCAGCTCTTCGACTGCCCGCCGCTGCCCTACGAGGAGCGCCGCGTCGCCGTCGCACCCGACGGCGGGGACGTCCACGCGCTCGCCATCGACACCGAAGAGGCGCTCATCGAGTACCTCGAGATGTTCTACAACCTCAAACGCGCCGGCAAGGCGATGACCAAGCTCGGCATCGTCGACTTCGTCACCACCATCGCCCCCGGCCTGCGCGACGTCATCCTCACCGGCAAGACGTCCGAGTCGGTGCGCCGCAAGAAGAAGGACGGCTCCTTCGTCTACGACGCCGTCGTGATGGACGCCCCGCCCACCGGCCGCATCACGAAGTTCCTGAACGTCAACGACGAGGTCTCCGGCCTCGCCAAGGTCGGCCCCGTCCGCAACCACGCCGACACCGTGATGAAGGTCGTCCGCAGCCCCGAGACCGCCGTGCACTTCGTCACGCTCCTGGAGGAGATGCCCGTCCAGGAGACGATGGACGGCATCCGCGACCTCACCGCCGTCGGGCTCCCGGTCGGCGGCGTGATCGTCAACATGGAGCACCAGCCCGTCCTCGCCGAGGACGACCTCGCCGTCGCCGCCGCCGGGTCCCTCGACACCGACGAGATCGTCCGCGGCGTGAAGGCCGCCGGCCTGGAGCACGACGCCGAGGCGATCGCCGCCGTCCTCGCCGGGGAGGCCGCCGACCACGCCCGCCGCACCGCCCTCCAGCGCCGCGAGAAGGAGCGCCTGGACTCGGTCGACCGGCCCCGCTACACCCTCCCCCTGCTCTCCGACGGCATGGACCTGGCCGGCCTCTACGACCTGGCCGCCGCCCTCCGCGACCAGGGCGCGGCATGA
- a CDS encoding ArsA family ATPase has product MSQTSRTPPVLDVDGLLDDPRTKIIVCCGSGGVGKTTTAAALGVRAAERGRDVVVLTVDPARRLAQSMGLSELDNNPRRIDIDGDGELHAMMLDMKRTFDEIVEAHADPDRAKQILANPFYQSLSSSLSGTQEYMAMEKLGQLHRSGAWDLIIVDTPPSRNALDFLDAPERMGRFLDGRFMKLLAAPAKTGGRLGVKVISAGFGVFTGVINKVLGVQLLRDVQTFVAAFDTMFGGFRERAEKTFKLLQTPGTAFLVVAAPEPDALREASYFVERLAEERMPLAGLVVNRVHESAGDVLSAARSQAAAETLDERGEHALTAALLRLHTDRLQLAAREERLRDHFASTHPTVPVTAVPAQAEDVHDLDGLRQVGEDLAAPAASPSAA; this is encoded by the coding sequence ATGAGCCAGACCAGCAGGACCCCACCGGTGCTCGACGTCGACGGGCTGCTCGACGACCCGCGCACGAAGATCATCGTGTGCTGCGGGTCGGGCGGGGTCGGCAAGACCACCACGGCCGCCGCGCTCGGCGTCCGCGCCGCCGAGCGGGGCCGGGACGTCGTCGTCCTCACCGTCGACCCGGCGCGCCGCCTCGCGCAGTCGATGGGCCTGTCGGAGCTCGACAACAACCCCCGCCGGATCGACATCGACGGCGACGGCGAGCTTCACGCCATGATGCTCGACATGAAGCGGACCTTCGACGAGATCGTCGAGGCGCACGCCGACCCCGACCGGGCCAAGCAGATCCTCGCCAACCCCTTCTACCAGTCGCTGTCGTCCAGCCTGTCGGGGACGCAGGAGTACATGGCGATGGAGAAGCTCGGGCAGCTGCACCGCTCCGGCGCCTGGGACCTGATCATCGTCGACACCCCGCCGTCGCGGAACGCGCTGGACTTCCTGGACGCCCCCGAGCGGATGGGCCGCTTCCTCGACGGCCGCTTCATGAAGCTGCTCGCCGCCCCCGCCAAGACCGGCGGCCGCCTGGGCGTCAAGGTGATCAGCGCCGGGTTCGGCGTGTTCACCGGCGTCATCAACAAGGTCCTCGGCGTGCAGCTGCTGCGCGACGTGCAGACGTTCGTCGCCGCCTTCGACACGATGTTCGGCGGGTTCCGGGAGCGCGCCGAGAAGACGTTCAAGCTCCTGCAGACCCCGGGCACCGCGTTCCTCGTCGTCGCCGCGCCCGAGCCCGACGCCCTGCGCGAGGCGTCCTACTTCGTCGAGCGCCTCGCCGAGGAGCGGATGCCGCTCGCCGGCCTCGTCGTCAACCGCGTCCACGAGTCCGCCGGGGACGTGCTGTCCGCGGCCCGCAGCCAGGCCGCCGCCGAGACGCTGGACGAGCGCGGCGAGCACGCGCTGACCGCGGCACTGCTGCGCCTGCACACCGACCGCCTGCAACTGGCGGCCCGCGAGGAGCGCCTGCGCGACCACTTCGCGTCCACGCACCCGACCGTGCCGGTCACGGCCGTCCCGGCGCAGGCTGAGGACGTCCACGACCTTGACGGCCTGCGCCAGGTCGGCGAGGACCTCGCCGCTCCCGCCGCGTCCCCCTCCGCCGCCTGA
- a CDS encoding WhiB family transcriptional regulator has product MWITDWTARAACRNADPDALFVQGAAQNRAKLICRGCPVRTECLADALDNRIEFGVWGGMTERERRALLRRRPDVRSWRELLETAKEEYERSAEVDEEELVAS; this is encoded by the coding sequence ATGTGGATCACGGATTGGACCGCCCGCGCCGCCTGCCGTAACGCGGATCCGGACGCTCTGTTCGTGCAGGGGGCGGCGCAGAACCGAGCCAAGCTCATCTGCCGCGGCTGCCCGGTGCGCACGGAGTGTCTCGCCGACGCTCTCGACAACCGGATCGAGTTCGGTGTGTGGGGCGGGATGACCGAGCGGGAGCGCCGTGCGCTGCTGCGGCGGCGGCCGGATGTGCGCTCGTGGCGCGAGCTTCTGGAGACCGCGAAGGAAGAGTACGAGCGGTCGGCGGAGGTCGACGAGGAAGAGCTCGTCGCGAGCTGA